The following proteins come from a genomic window of Aquimarina sp. MAR_2010_214:
- the ilvC gene encoding ketol-acid reductoisomerase gives MANYFNTLSLRDQLTQLGKCRFMDAEEFTAGVDPLKGKKMVIVGCGAQGLNQGLNMRDSGLDISYALREAAIKEKRQSFKNASDNGFNVGTYEELIPNADVVINLTPDKQHTQVVNTVMPLMKKGATLSYSHGFNIVEEGMEVRDDLTVIMVAPKCPGSEVREEYKRGFGVPTLIAVHPENDPQGHGLVQAKAYAAGTGGHRAGVLESSFVAEVKSDLMGEQTILCGLLQTGSILCFDKMIEKGIDPGYASKLIQYGWETITEGMKYGGITNMMDRLSNRSKIKAFELSEELKEIMRPLFRKHMDDIMQGHFSKTMMEDWANDDKNLLSWRAATGETAFEKTPAGDVEISEQEFYDNGVLMVAMVRAGVELAFEAMTDSGIIEESAYYESLHETPLIANTIARKKLFEMNRVISDTAEYGCYLFDHACKPLLADFMKKIDTDVIGKAYDEGKDKGVDNAKLIEVNEKLRNHPIEVVGARLRASMTAMKPIV, from the coding sequence ATGGCAAATTACTTTAATACGCTATCATTAAGAGATCAACTAACACAACTAGGAAAATGTAGATTTATGGATGCCGAAGAGTTTACGGCAGGAGTAGATCCACTAAAAGGGAAAAAAATGGTTATCGTTGGGTGTGGAGCCCAGGGACTTAACCAAGGGTTAAATATGAGAGACTCTGGTTTGGATATTTCGTATGCACTTCGTGAAGCAGCAATCAAAGAAAAAAGACAATCTTTCAAAAATGCATCTGATAACGGATTCAATGTAGGGACTTATGAAGAATTGATTCCTAATGCTGATGTTGTTATTAACCTGACACCAGATAAACAACATACTCAAGTGGTAAATACAGTAATGCCATTAATGAAAAAAGGAGCAACGTTGTCATACTCACATGGGTTTAATATTGTAGAAGAAGGTATGGAAGTGAGAGATGATCTTACAGTGATCATGGTAGCTCCAAAATGCCCCGGATCAGAAGTGAGAGAAGAATATAAAAGAGGGTTTGGAGTACCGACATTAATAGCGGTACATCCAGAAAATGATCCTCAAGGGCATGGTTTGGTTCAGGCAAAAGCATATGCAGCAGGAACAGGGGGACATCGAGCAGGAGTGTTAGAATCTTCTTTTGTAGCTGAAGTAAAATCTGATCTTATGGGGGAACAGACGATTCTATGTGGATTACTGCAAACCGGATCTATTTTATGTTTTGACAAAATGATAGAAAAAGGAATAGATCCAGGATATGCTTCAAAACTAATTCAATATGGTTGGGAAACTATTACTGAGGGAATGAAGTATGGCGGAATCACAAATATGATGGATCGATTATCAAACCGATCAAAAATAAAAGCATTTGAACTTTCTGAAGAATTAAAGGAAATCATGCGTCCGTTATTTCGTAAACATATGGATGACATTATGCAAGGGCATTTTTCAAAAACGATGATGGAAGACTGGGCAAATGATGATAAAAACTTATTATCCTGGAGGGCAGCAACAGGGGAGACCGCATTCGAGAAAACTCCGGCAGGAGATGTGGAAATTTCTGAACAAGAATTCTATGATAATGGAGTATTAATGGTAGCTATGGTAAGAGCAGGAGTTGAACTAGCTTTTGAGGCGATGACAGATTCTGGAATCATTGAAGAATCAGCATATTATGAATCGTTGCATGAAACTCCGCTTATAGCTAATACGATTGCACGTAAGAAATTGTTTGAGATGAATCGAGTGATCTCTGATACTGCAGAATATGGTTGTTATTTATTTGATCATGCATGTAAGCCTTTACTAGCAGATTTTATGAAAAAAATAGATACCGATGTTATCGGAAAAGCATACGATGAAGGAAAAGATAAGGGAGTGGATAATGCTAAATTGATAGAAGTGAATGAAAAATTAAGAAATCATCCTATAGAAGTTGTTGGAGCTCGCTTAAGAGCATCGATGACAGCAATGAAACCGATAGTATAA
- the ilvN gene encoding acetolactate synthase small subunit yields the protein MKKENYTISVYTENNIGLLNRISAIFLRRHINLESFTASVSEIKDVFRFTIVACITEEQVKKIIGQIEKQIEVIKAFYHKDDETIYQETALFKIASKLLFEERKIQNVIKDSNANIVTVTPEFFVLEKTGRRRDVEALYDQLEPYGLMQFVRSGRISITKEKMHISNILENFGMETV from the coding sequence ATGAAAAAAGAAAATTATACCATATCGGTGTATACCGAAAATAATATAGGATTGTTGAACAGGATTTCGGCAATATTTTTAAGACGTCATATCAACCTTGAAAGCTTTACTGCTTCGGTATCCGAGATTAAAGATGTATTTCGTTTTACTATCGTGGCATGTATAACCGAAGAACAGGTGAAAAAGATTATCGGACAGATAGAAAAGCAGATAGAAGTGATTAAAGCTTTTTATCATAAAGACGATGAGACGATTTACCAGGAAACGGCTTTGTTTAAGATTGCTTCAAAATTATTATTTGAAGAACGTAAAATCCAGAATGTAATAAAAGACAGTAATGCTAATATCGTTACTGTAACTCCAGAATTTTTTGTATTAGAAAAAACAGGACGACGCAGAGATGTTGAAGCATTGTATGATCAATTAGAACCTTATGGTTTAATGCAATTTGTGCGTTCGGGTAGGATTTCAATAACAAAAGAAAAGATGCATATTTCTAATATATTAGAAAATTTTGGAATGGAAACCGTGTAA
- the ilvB gene encoding biosynthetic-type acetolactate synthase large subunit — METQTQTLKKETKTSTVSMTGAEAVIRCLLEEGVDLIYGYPGGAIMPVYDELYKFQDQLHHVLTRHEQGATHAAQGYARASGKVGVAIATSGPGATNFVTGIADAQIDSTPMVCITGQVGSHLLGSDAFQETDIIGISTPITKWNHQITKAEDIPAVLAKAFYVARSGRPGPVLIDITKDAQFGELDFTYEKCKGVRSYKPVPETDPKSLEEAAKLINEAKKPMIVFGQGVILGEAEEELKNFIEKSGIPSAWTILGLSALPTKHLLNVGMVGMHGNYGPNKLTNECDLLLAIGMRFDDRVTGNLETYAKQAKVIHFEIDPAEVNKNVKADIAVMGNVKNTLSQILPMVESKSHDSWVQQYKDYDTIEYDKVIKEELYPSSEGLSMGEVLRGINEETKGDAVIVSDVGQHQMMACRYAEFTKSKSNITSGGLGTMGFALPAAIGAKMGAPDREVVAIIGDGGYQMTIQELGTIFQTKVPVKVVVLNNSFLGMVRQWQQLFFDKRYASTEMVNPDFVKIAEGYHIKSTRVTKREHLQKAITEMIASTESYFLEVCVEKENNVFPMIPTGASVSDVRLE; from the coding sequence ATGGAAACACAAACGCAAACGTTAAAAAAAGAAACCAAAACATCAACAGTGAGTATGACAGGAGCAGAGGCGGTGATTCGATGTTTATTGGAAGAAGGAGTAGATTTAATTTATGGATATCCCGGTGGAGCCATAATGCCGGTCTATGATGAGTTATATAAATTCCAAGATCAATTGCATCATGTATTAACCAGGCACGAACAAGGAGCAACCCATGCGGCACAGGGATATGCAAGGGCGAGTGGTAAAGTTGGAGTGGCAATTGCTACTTCGGGACCCGGAGCAACTAATTTTGTGACCGGAATTGCAGATGCACAAATAGATTCTACACCTATGGTGTGTATTACTGGTCAGGTAGGATCTCACTTACTGGGGTCAGATGCATTTCAGGAAACCGATATCATAGGGATCTCTACTCCAATCACCAAATGGAACCATCAGATTACCAAAGCCGAAGATATTCCTGCGGTATTAGCAAAAGCTTTTTATGTTGCTCGCTCTGGTCGACCAGGTCCTGTATTAATTGATATTACAAAAGACGCGCAGTTTGGCGAGTTAGATTTTACATATGAAAAATGTAAAGGTGTACGTAGTTATAAGCCAGTACCAGAAACAGATCCAAAAAGCCTTGAAGAAGCAGCTAAACTGATCAATGAGGCAAAAAAACCAATGATTGTATTTGGTCAGGGAGTAATCCTTGGAGAAGCAGAAGAAGAGTTGAAAAACTTTATAGAGAAATCAGGAATCCCATCAGCATGGACCATTTTGGGGCTTTCTGCATTGCCAACAAAACACCTCCTTAATGTAGGGATGGTAGGTATGCATGGTAATTATGGTCCTAATAAACTAACGAATGAATGTGATTTGTTATTGGCAATCGGAATGCGTTTTGATGATAGAGTGACTGGCAATTTAGAAACCTATGCCAAACAAGCAAAAGTTATACATTTTGAGATTGATCCTGCAGAGGTAAATAAAAATGTGAAAGCTGATATTGCAGTAATGGGTAATGTTAAGAATACATTATCACAGATACTTCCGATGGTAGAATCAAAGTCTCATGATTCATGGGTACAACAATATAAAGATTATGATACAATTGAGTATGATAAAGTAATCAAAGAAGAGTTGTATCCTAGTAGTGAAGGCTTGTCTATGGGTGAAGTACTTAGAGGAATTAATGAAGAAACCAAAGGAGATGCAGTGATTGTATCTGATGTAGGACAACATCAAATGATGGCCTGTCGATATGCCGAGTTTACTAAATCTAAGAGTAATATTACTTCAGGAGGTTTAGGAACAATGGGATTTGCATTACCTGCAGCGATTGGTGCAAAAATGGGAGCTCCAGATAGAGAAGTAGTAGCGATTATTGGAGATGGTGGCTACCAGATGACAATACAGGAGTTGGGTACAATTTTTCAGACCAAAGTACCTGTAAAGGTTGTTGTCTTAAATAATAGTTTTCTAGGAATGGTACGTCAATGGCAACAACTATTTTTTGATAAACGATATGCTTCTACAGAGATGGTAAATCCAGATTTTGTAAAAATAGCAGAAGGATATCATATTAAATCTACCAGAGTTACCAAAAGAGAGCATTTACAAAAAGCCATTACAGAGATGATAGCTTCAACAGAATCATATTTTTTAGAAGTATGTGTAGAGAAAGAAAATAATGTGTTTCCGATGATTCCTACAGGGGCATCAGTTTCAGATGTAAGATTAGAATAA
- the ilvD gene encoding dihydroxy-acid dehydratase yields the protein MSINKYSKQVTQDDTQPAAQAMLHAIGLTDEDFNKPLVGIASTGYEGNPCNMHLNDLAKLVKQGTLEEDVVGLIFNTIGVSDGISMGTPGMRFSLPSRDVIADSMETVVQAMSYDGMVTVVGCDKNMPGALMAMLRLDRPSILVYGGTIASGRHEGKKLDVVSAFEAWGEKVAGTITQTEYKSVIEKACPGAGACGGMYTANTMASAIEALGMSLPYNSSNPAISKNKEEESIQAGRAMRILLEKDIKPKDIVTRKSLENAIRLVTILGGSTNAVLHFLAIARAADVDFTLADFQRISDETPFLADLKPSGKYLMEDVHEVGGIPAVLKYLLKKGLLHGDCLTVTGKTIAENLLDVPDLAEGQDVIKPIENPIKPTGHLRIMFGNLAEDGCVAKITGKEGLRFQGKAKVFDGEYDANDGIRDGKVEKGDVVVIRYEGPKGGPGMPEMLKPTAAIMGAGLGKDVALITDGRFSGGTHGFVVGHITPEAQEGGLIALVKDGDIITIDAETNSITVAIDTAEIEKRRASWVQPALKFNKGVLYKYAHTVSSASEGCVTDEF from the coding sequence ATGAGCATCAATAAATATAGTAAACAAGTCACTCAAGATGACACACAACCAGCCGCACAAGCCATGCTTCATGCAATTGGTTTAACTGATGAAGATTTTAATAAACCACTGGTTGGAATTGCCAGTACAGGTTATGAAGGGAACCCTTGTAACATGCACCTTAATGATCTTGCTAAATTGGTAAAGCAAGGAACTCTAGAAGAGGATGTCGTTGGACTTATATTTAATACTATCGGAGTAAGTGATGGGATCTCTATGGGAACACCAGGAATGCGTTTTTCATTACCATCTCGTGATGTAATTGCAGATTCTATGGAGACGGTAGTACAGGCAATGTCTTATGATGGAATGGTAACCGTTGTTGGCTGTGATAAAAATATGCCGGGTGCATTAATGGCAATGCTAAGATTAGACCGCCCTTCGATTTTAGTTTACGGAGGAACCATAGCATCTGGACGTCATGAAGGTAAAAAACTGGATGTAGTTTCTGCTTTTGAAGCCTGGGGAGAAAAAGTAGCAGGAACAATAACACAAACAGAGTACAAAAGTGTTATAGAGAAAGCATGCCCGGGCGCAGGAGCTTGTGGAGGCATGTATACCGCAAATACAATGGCCTCTGCAATTGAAGCGTTAGGAATGTCTTTACCGTATAATTCTTCGAATCCTGCAATAAGTAAAAATAAAGAAGAAGAAAGTATCCAGGCTGGTCGTGCCATGCGAATACTACTAGAAAAAGATATCAAACCCAAAGATATAGTAACCAGGAAATCACTCGAAAATGCAATACGCTTAGTAACCATACTTGGTGGTTCTACGAATGCAGTGTTGCACTTCTTGGCAATTGCCAGGGCTGCTGATGTAGATTTTACATTAGCAGATTTTCAGAGAATTAGTGATGAAACTCCGTTTTTGGCAGATCTTAAGCCAAGTGGGAAATACCTTATGGAAGATGTGCATGAAGTTGGAGGAATTCCAGCCGTGTTAAAATATCTTTTAAAGAAAGGTTTACTACATGGAGATTGCTTAACCGTTACCGGAAAAACAATTGCAGAAAACTTATTAGATGTTCCTGATCTTGCAGAAGGGCAGGATGTTATCAAGCCAATAGAGAATCCAATTAAACCAACAGGACACCTTAGAATCATGTTTGGTAATCTCGCTGAAGATGGATGTGTTGCAAAAATTACAGGTAAAGAAGGATTGCGGTTTCAAGGAAAAGCCAAAGTTTTTGATGGAGAATATGATGCTAATGATGGAATCAGAGATGGAAAAGTAGAAAAAGGCGATGTGGTCGTCATACGATACGAAGGTCCAAAAGGAGGACCGGGAATGCCAGAAATGTTGAAGCCTACCGCTGCGATTATGGGAGCTGGTTTGGGTAAAGATGTAGCCTTAATTACAGATGGAAGATTTTCGGGAGGAACGCATGGTTTTGTTGTTGGACATATTACCCCCGAAGCACAAGAAGGAGGCCTGATCGCTTTAGTAAAAGATGGAGATATCATTACTATTGATGCAGAGACAAACTCAATCACAGTGGCTATTGATACTGCTGAAATTGAAAAAAGAAGAGCTTCTTGGGTACAACCAGCATTAAAATTTAATAAAGGAGTATTGTACAAATATGCGCATACAGTATCCTCTGCATCAGAGGGATGTGTAACTGATGAGTTCTAA